A section of the Candidatus Omnitrophota bacterium genome encodes:
- the lepB gene encoding signal peptidase I: MRRFYMLLADKLLFFSWGRSTVNHIERHQRFYENFEALYTALILALLIKTFIFEAYKIPSSSMMDTLKEGDRIFVMKFIYSMRPIQVGDIVVFKTKGIDEIYSPDKPYYIKRVVGLPHDRIRIGKDGHIYRNGELVDDPEFFLTNRYGPLREYDQQREFEVPDGELFVFGDNSRNSWDSRAWGGVPLENVMGRAFFRYWPPSRMGLIRGASCDPLPLPENIPISAVKEAVMN, encoded by the coding sequence ATGAGACGTTTTTATATGCTTCTGGCGGATAAATTGCTCTTCTTTTCATGGGGCCGATCGACTGTCAATCATATCGAGCGCCATCAAAGATTTTATGAAAATTTCGAAGCGCTTTATACCGCCTTGATTTTGGCCTTGTTGATTAAAACGTTTATTTTCGAGGCTTATAAGATTCCTTCCAGTTCGATGATGGATACATTGAAAGAGGGCGACCGCATCTTCGTAATGAAATTCATCTATTCCATGCGTCCCATTCAAGTAGGCGATATCGTTGTGTTTAAAACCAAAGGGATCGATGAAATCTACTCTCCCGATAAACCGTACTATATCAAACGAGTCGTGGGACTTCCTCATGATCGCATCCGGATCGGCAAGGATGGGCATATTTACCGCAATGGGGAATTAGTGGACGATCCGGAATTTTTCCTGACCAACCGGTATGGCCCTTTGCGGGAATACGATCAACAAAGGGAATTCGAAGTGCCGGATGGAGAATTGTTCGTTTTCGGGGACAACAGCCGCAACAGCTGGGATAGCCGCGCTTGGGGCGGCGTACCGCTGGAAAATGTGATGGGGAGAGCCTTTTTCCGCTATTGGCCGCCCTCCCGCATGGGGTTGATCCGCGGCGCGTCCTGCGATCCGCTTCCCTTGCCGGAGAATATTCCCATTTCCGCCGTTAAAGAAGCCGTTATGAATTGA
- a CDS encoding type III pantothenate kinase, protein MAAPKILAIDIGNSCTNLGVFEGSALIAKDFFPSSPEYADKIRLRVEDWQKERPFERAVISSVAPALGDLLVTIIEEQTEKKPIMVEACKTQLLPLLVDRPETVGVDRIVNCCAAIHYYGAPAIVVSLGTATTFEAISAQGEYLGGAIAPGVKISLEALTQRTALLPPVIWKKPKQIIAKNTIGHMESGIYYGTISLIEGMAKRIKAVLGEKTAVIGTGGISALLADENVFDYYDPFLTLRGLELIYRRLCGHESSAMIPPFQE, encoded by the coding sequence ATGGCCGCGCCGAAAATTCTTGCCATCGATATTGGAAATTCCTGCACCAACTTGGGCGTTTTCGAAGGCTCCGCTCTAATCGCGAAGGATTTTTTCCCCTCCTCGCCGGAGTATGCGGATAAAATTCGCCTGCGCGTGGAAGATTGGCAAAAAGAGCGTCCCTTCGAGCGCGCCGTCATCTCCTCCGTCGCGCCCGCTTTGGGCGATTTGCTGGTGACGATCATCGAGGAACAAACGGAAAAAAAGCCGATTATGGTGGAGGCATGCAAGACGCAACTGCTGCCTCTGCTCGTGGACCGGCCCGAAACCGTCGGCGTAGACCGGATCGTCAATTGCTGCGCCGCCATTCACTATTACGGCGCTCCCGCCATTGTCGTCAGCCTGGGCACGGCGACGACCTTCGAAGCGATATCCGCTCAGGGGGAATACCTGGGCGGCGCCATCGCTCCCGGCGTGAAAATCTCCTTGGAAGCGTTGACGCAACGAACGGCGTTATTGCCGCCCGTCATCTGGAAAAAGCCGAAGCAAATCATCGCTAAAAACACGATCGGCCATATGGAATCGGGCATTTATTACGGAACGATCAGTCTTATTGAGGGAATGGCGAAACGCATTAAGGCCGTTTTGGGAGAAAAAACGGCCGTTATCGGAACGGGGGGAATCAGCGCTCTTTTGGCGGATGAGAATGTTTTCGACTATTACGATCCCTTTCTCACTTTGCGCGGATTGGAACTGATTTATCGCCGTCTCTGCGGGCATGAATCGTCCGCCATGATCCCCCCATTTCAGGAATAG
- a CDS encoding GNAT family N-acetyltransferase, which produces MLKMTIQSNEIELRPASIDEIISLREEVIIRGTNRDSPYFDGDRDETTRHFGAFIGTKPIGCLSFMRKEWEGTPAWQLRGMATAPDYRGSGVGKILLQLAEEAVMEESGIRLLWCNARAAAAGFYEKQGWKIVSDEFLIPGVGPHYKMLKDLRSMFFD; this is translated from the coding sequence ATGTTGAAAATGACTATCCAGTCCAACGAAATCGAATTACGTCCAGCGTCGATCGACGAAATTATTTCTTTACGCGAGGAGGTAATTATTCGTGGTACGAACCGGGATTCTCCCTATTTTGACGGCGACCGGGATGAAACCACTCGCCATTTCGGTGCTTTTATAGGAACTAAGCCCATCGGCTGTTTGTCATTTATGCGCAAAGAGTGGGAGGGAACGCCCGCCTGGCAGCTGCGCGGCATGGCAACCGCTCCCGATTATCGCGGTTCCGGCGTAGGGAAAATTCTATTGCAGTTGGCGGAAGAAGCCGTAATGGAAGAATCCGGCATCCGGCTTTTGTGGTGCAACGCCCGCGCAGCCGCCGCCGGATTTTACGAAAAGCAGGGGTGGAAAATCGTTTCGGACGAATTTCTCATACCCGGCGTCGGCCCTCATTATAAGATGCTCAAAGATTTGCGATCAATGTTTTTCGATTAA
- the hemW gene encoding radical SAM family heme chaperone HemW, which yields MPLPPPFADFLDEAASNTLGLYLHFPFCRRKCAYCSFVSGPPHSEKEMDRYVQALSRHLALGAEEAQGKSVATVYLGGGTPSLLGADRLARILEAINRFYNVAADAEITVEANPESASLELFLSLRPLGLNRVSLGAQSFWDDELKQLGRIHSNEDIRRAVDGVRGAGIANLSLDLIFAIPGQSPQRWETTLLSALNCEPDHLSAYGLSFEEGTLFERLRQEGKITQTLDETYNEMYDLAASLLAEAGMRHYEISNWHLPGKKSRHNLRYWDRSEYLAFGVSAHGFVSGRRYGLIADREKYVRLIEESGEKHYFHSEWLEESAVLSNEEMASDAMIFGLRKIEGVAIDSFKKRFGFTPLERWGDEVDACMEKGWLEQIGGRLRLTRQALLISNEVFSCFLD from the coding sequence TTGCCCTTGCCACCCCCTTTTGCCGATTTTTTGGACGAAGCGGCGAGCAATACTCTTGGCTTGTATCTCCATTTTCCTTTCTGCCGCCGCAAGTGCGCCTATTGCAGTTTCGTATCCGGGCCTCCTCATTCCGAGAAAGAGATGGATCGTTACGTTCAGGCCCTTTCGCGGCATCTTGCTCTGGGCGCCGAAGAGGCTCAGGGGAAAAGCGTTGCGACAGTATATTTGGGGGGCGGGACGCCTAGCCTATTAGGAGCGGATCGCCTGGCGCGTATTCTGGAGGCGATTAATCGTTTTTATAACGTTGCAGCCGACGCGGAAATCACTGTGGAGGCCAACCCCGAAAGCGCCAGTTTGGAATTATTTCTCTCCTTGCGTCCCTTGGGATTGAATCGCGTCAGTCTGGGAGCGCAATCTTTTTGGGATGACGAATTGAAGCAATTAGGCCGGATCCATTCCAATGAGGATATCCGGCGGGCGGTGGATGGAGTGCGCGGGGCGGGAATCGCTAATCTTTCTTTGGACTTGATCTTTGCGATTCCGGGACAATCGCCGCAACGATGGGAAACGACGCTCCTATCCGCCCTGAATTGCGAACCGGATCATCTTTCCGCTTATGGACTCTCTTTCGAAGAAGGAACGCTTTTTGAACGTTTGCGCCAAGAAGGAAAGATTACGCAAACGCTGGATGAAACGTATAATGAGATGTATGATCTTGCCGCCAGTTTATTGGCGGAGGCGGGGATGCGCCATTACGAAATCTCCAATTGGCATCTTCCGGGAAAGAAAAGCCGCCATAATTTGCGCTATTGGGACCGGAGCGAATATCTTGCCTTCGGCGTTTCCGCGCATGGATTCGTTAGTGGACGGCGATACGGCTTGATCGCCGATCGCGAGAAATACGTCCGATTAATTGAGGAAAGCGGAGAGAAGCATTATTTTCATTCCGAGTGGCTTGAAGAATCCGCTGTCCTTTCCAACGAGGAAATGGCGTCCGACGCCATGATTTTCGGTTTGCGCAAGATCGAAGGCGTCGCTATCGATTCCTTTAAAAAGCGCTTCGGCTTCACGCCTTTAGAAAGATGGGGCGATGAGGTTGATGCATGCATGGAGAAGGGCTGGTTGGAACAAATCGGCGGACGTCTTAGACTAACCCGTCAGGCTCTTTTAATCAGTAATGAGGTTTTTTCTTGTTTTCTCGATTGA
- a CDS encoding type II secretion system protein, which translates to MKKSSAFTLIELLIVVAIIGILAAIAVPNFLNAQIRAKIAGAQADMRNLGTAIESYRLDYNNAPRTYTEGCYTGSCQGVQFSRYRRICQLTTPIAFMSAVPEDKFNRADLKNANEPLNTYPYWEPKFADGYRTEAGLGRHFPDQAKPNNLWALMSYAPDGDFEAAGGGDLAPFEPSNGLTSNGDIMRFGY; encoded by the coding sequence ATGAAGAAATCGTCGGCCTTTACTCTCATTGAATTGCTCATCGTTGTGGCCATCATCGGCATCCTCGCCGCCATTGCGGTTCCGAATTTTCTCAACGCCCAGATCCGGGCCAAAATCGCCGGCGCCCAGGCGGATATGCGCAATCTCGGCACGGCGATCGAAAGTTACCGTCTCGATTACAACAACGCCCCGCGCACCTATACGGAAGGATGCTATACCGGATCATGCCAAGGCGTACAGTTTTCTCGCTACCGCAGGATTTGCCAACTCACGACTCCCATCGCTTTCATGAGTGCGGTTCCCGAAGATAAATTCAACCGCGCCGATCTGAAAAACGCCAACGAACCGCTCAATACGTACCCCTATTGGGAACCGAAATTCGCAGATGGTTACCGGACGGAAGCGGGCTTAGGACGCCATTTTCCCGATCAGGCCAAACCGAACAATTTATGGGCGCTGATGAGCTATGCGCCGGATGGGGATTTCGAAGCGGCGGGCGGCGGCGACCTTGCGCCGTTCGAACCCTCGAACGGTCTAACCTCGAATGGGGATATTATGCGTTTCGGTTATTAA
- a CDS encoding arginine decarboxylase, pyruvoyl-dependent: MEEGEMLLVPKRVFFTKGVGFHKEELRSYELALRDAGIAICNLVTVSSIYPPGCKIISREQGIKELVPGAVTFTVQARCCTNEPRRQLVASIGLAIPANKEHYGYLSEHHCYGMGAKEAGDYAEDLAAAMLATTLGIEFDEDKSWDEKEEVYRMSGKIVTSRNITQSAVNKKGGYTTVVAAAIFLFD; the protein is encoded by the coding sequence ATGGAGGAAGGAGAAATGCTATTGGTCCCCAAACGCGTGTTTTTTACGAAAGGCGTCGGTTTTCACAAAGAGGAATTGCGATCCTACGAATTGGCTCTTCGGGATGCAGGCATCGCGATATGCAACTTGGTCACCGTTTCCAGCATTTATCCCCCAGGATGCAAAATCATTTCCCGGGAACAAGGGATTAAGGAATTGGTGCCGGGCGCCGTCACTTTTACGGTCCAAGCCCGCTGTTGCACCAACGAACCGCGGCGTCAGTTAGTTGCTTCTATAGGACTCGCCATTCCCGCCAATAAAGAACACTACGGATACTTGAGCGAGCATCATTGTTACGGGATGGGCGCCAAGGAAGCGGGGGACTATGCGGAAGATTTGGCGGCGGCGATGCTGGCGACGACGCTGGGCATCGAGTTCGACGAAGACAAATCGTGGGACGAAAAGGAAGAGGTCTACCGCATGAGCGGCAAGATCGTAACGTCCCGCAATATCACCCAATCCGCCGTTAATAAGAAAGGCGGCTACACTACCGTCGTAGCGGCCGCCATATTTTTGTTCGATTGA
- a CDS encoding STAS domain-containing protein produces the protein MIPVERDDRGDITILRVKGELDFENTVWLRGEFHDLLKQDRIRIVLDLSEVEIISSYTVGVFVAFARELREREGDLKFFNLRGRVLQTFRATRIDHILQVFEEEEKALKAFES, from the coding sequence ATGATACCAGTCGAACGAGACGATCGCGGAGATATCACCATCCTGCGCGTAAAAGGAGAACTTGATTTCGAGAATACGGTTTGGCTGCGCGGGGAATTTCACGATCTGCTGAAGCAGGATCGCATCCGCATCGTCCTTGATCTTTCGGAGGTCGAGATTATCTCCTCCTATACCGTCGGCGTTTTCGTCGCTTTCGCCCGCGAATTGCGGGAACGGGAAGGCGATTTGAAGTTCTTCAACCTGCGCGGACGCGTCCTGCAAACCTTCCGGGCCACCCGCATCGATCACATCCTGCAGGTTTTCGAGGAGGAAGAAAAAGCACTGAAGGCGTTTGAATCCTAA
- a CDS encoding twin-arginine translocase TatA/TatE family subunit: protein MYNIGMTEWIIIIFLMLLVFGAKRLPEMGKSLGLGIKEFKKSLTSVTDEEDEKPSAKIEENKESK, encoded by the coding sequence ATGTATAACATCGGGATGACGGAATGGATTATCATTATATTTCTCATGTTGCTGGTATTCGGAGCCAAAAGGCTTCCCGAAATGGGAAAGTCTTTAGGATTGGGCATTAAAGAATTTAAAAAATCTCTTACTTCCGTCACCGACGAAGAAGACGAGAAGCCTTCCGCCAAAATTGAAGAAAATAAAGAATCCAAATAA
- a CDS encoding STAS domain-containing protein, whose amino-acid sequence MKIATELAGEVAILNLIGELDSRGNQHLDQAIKDSIARGHFKIVLDVQSIRFIGSQTISMLISNLKEIRAAGGNIKIIKPQRAVLQYLKQNRIVEIFDIYSSKAEAVQAFETGKSAAPAGAAANAESQSAAGDASESEDSSTPLADINLLKARFETGEILYANSCMLATMIKILEKKGVLTSTEAGELMDYERLSMKGVKE is encoded by the coding sequence ATGAAAATCGCCACGGAACTTGCCGGGGAGGTAGCCATTCTCAACTTAATAGGCGAATTGGACAGCCGGGGAAATCAACATTTGGATCAAGCCATTAAGGATTCTATCGCCAGAGGCCACTTCAAGATCGTCCTCGACGTCCAATCCATCCGATTCATCGGAAGCCAAACCATCAGCATGCTCATTTCCAATTTGAAAGAAATCCGGGCGGCGGGGGGTAACATCAAGATCATTAAGCCCCAACGGGCGGTGCTTCAATACTTGAAGCAAAACCGAATCGTCGAGATTTTCGATATCTATTCTTCGAAAGCGGAAGCGGTGCAAGCCTTCGAAACAGGGAAATCCGCCGCTCCCGCCGGGGCGGCGGCCAACGCCGAGAGCCAATCCGCCGCCGGCGACGCTTCGGAAAGCGAAGATTCTTCCACCCCCCTGGCGGATATCAATCTACTCAAAGCGCGATTCGAAACAGGCGAAATTCTCTATGCGAACAGTTGCATGTTAGCGACAATGATTAAAATATTGGAAAAGAAAGGCGTGCTTACTTCCACCGAAGCAGGCGAACTCATGGATTACGAACGCCTCTCCATGAAAGGAGTCAAAGAATGA
- a CDS encoding DUF1848 family protein — MRAVLSASRRTDIPAFYMRWLEHHIQKGFVEVRNPVVKERTYRVSLRPEDVHTIVFWSKNFQPFLDSPLSRSNSYRWYFNFSLVDCPEWEPGVLPLPERKKQVVELCERWSPRHINWRFDPIVYWDNGEKNNLVGFPALCDFMAERGVQRCTFSFVTWYNKVKIRLKETSLRFYDPSLSHKQEALGWMAEIAKTRNIILESCCNDSLLKVEGIVRGRCIHGALLGELSGEPCSQAHDSSQRKDCGCTKSYDIGGYQMSCPHGCQYCYAKPVPPRKTERNRKTIV, encoded by the coding sequence ATGCGCGCCGTACTATCCGCTTCCCGCCGGACAGATATCCCCGCCTTTTACATGCGCTGGCTGGAGCATCATATCCAAAAAGGCTTCGTTGAGGTGCGCAATCCCGTCGTCAAAGAGCGAACCTACCGCGTAAGCCTGCGGCCCGAAGATGTGCATACGATTGTTTTTTGGTCGAAGAATTTCCAACCCTTCCTCGATTCGCCGCTCTCCCGCTCGAACTCTTACCGCTGGTATTTCAATTTCAGCCTCGTCGATTGCCCCGAATGGGAACCGGGCGTTCTTCCTTTGCCGGAGCGAAAAAAACAGGTCGTGGAACTCTGCGAGCGCTGGTCGCCCCGGCATATCAACTGGCGTTTCGATCCCATCGTCTATTGGGATAACGGCGAAAAGAACAATCTGGTTGGATTCCCCGCCCTTTGCGATTTCATGGCGGAAAGGGGCGTACAACGATGTACTTTCTCTTTCGTAACTTGGTACAACAAGGTAAAAATCCGGCTGAAAGAAACCTCATTGAGGTTTTACGATCCTTCCCTCAGCCATAAGCAAGAGGCGCTGGGTTGGATGGCGGAAATCGCCAAAACGCGAAATATAATCCTGGAATCCTGCTGCAATGACTCCTTGCTGAAGGTGGAAGGAATCGTCCGGGGACGCTGCATCCACGGCGCTCTTCTTGGCGAACTGTCGGGCGAGCCATGCTCCCAAGCCCATGACAGCAGCCAGAGAAAGGATTGCGGCTGTACGAAAAGTTACGATATCGGCGGCTATCAAATGTCCTGCCCTCACGGATGCCAATATTGCTACGCCAAGCCGGTTCCCCCGCGCAAGACCGAACGAAACCGGAAAACCATTGTCTAA
- a CDS encoding DUF748 domain-containing protein, giving the protein MRKKMILGLTISFLIAVIAMGFYWQSILAGLIHATLDAQYGLIFKYEKAAFSLFHGVMAFQSPTLSDANGAIASAKRLGVGVNAQRAVKGEVVFTKFEAESPNVEIKRLQDGSLQIAQAAKRIVPDATRQRESQKMDSPNTLPPGNPLAKFPSILLNDAQFNYYSGAAGSVEIHVVRFERFSLNPKENLLRFFHSFVYREPNKTHPFLQVDNLDLKNLFGGPELLTRIDAEGLLIEGKEIGKDKYDFNEAFFRWRDAVEEVARAISPPDPAKPKSSPTFQSFHLQDVAVIVSPQSGNNADPGAIRIAAQTVEYDNKTDALILTDLLLQEAGKSTLSFKRLAFAGLRQGVLNLETIEMDGVRLFLRSGEGDRLNLSRAIQRIQSVIQSLIPEAKKTASVPETENIYAGLGRIHLADAAIYSLEDGRETQKIACGDLRYEEESGKGSLDDFSLVSMPGEEEITHLAAPHLTVQATDWNKSRRIEKIHVQNMTLRGTLLSKEKDLGAAIHHWRALVQQLHDELKIPSAAAPREPMRIGELQLADAQFHLTDNRFKRIIQHAWSPVNLQWHDLVLSPNPPMGRMQFNAVTVSPTGGFINFQGEAAPCLDPIDIQGNLSLLIHDLIAYEPCYEESLPVGIEKGRFSLDGNMAIRKNMMDSVFNMTLLQPEFTANKGKWPEKWDRKTAITALNGMKNKNGDIVFRDNRLMGDVRNPEFGFGTSVAEILGRNLANRLMSLPNLVFDAVKTVGDAVIGTPLRKIFGGENP; this is encoded by the coding sequence ATGCGTAAAAAAATGATCCTCGGCTTGACAATATCGTTCTTGATCGCGGTCATCGCAATGGGATTCTATTGGCAATCCATTCTCGCCGGTCTTATTCATGCTACGCTGGACGCGCAATATGGATTGATCTTCAAGTATGAAAAAGCGGCTTTTTCTCTTTTTCATGGAGTCATGGCGTTTCAATCTCCAACGCTTTCCGACGCCAACGGCGCCATCGCGTCGGCGAAGCGTCTCGGCGTCGGCGTCAATGCCCAAAGAGCTGTTAAAGGAGAAGTAGTATTTACGAAATTCGAAGCGGAATCGCCTAATGTCGAAATCAAGCGCCTTCAGGATGGAAGCCTGCAAATCGCCCAAGCCGCCAAGCGCATTGTTCCCGACGCCACGCGCCAGCGCGAAAGCCAGAAGATGGATTCCCCCAACACCCTCCCGCCGGGCAACCCCTTAGCGAAATTTCCTTCCATTCTCCTGAATGACGCCCAATTCAATTATTATTCCGGCGCCGCTGGTTCGGTGGAGATTCACGTCGTCCGCTTCGAACGTTTTTCTCTCAATCCTAAAGAGAATCTTCTCCGCTTCTTCCATTCGTTCGTTTATCGCGAGCCGAATAAAACTCATCCTTTTTTACAAGTGGATAACCTGGATTTAAAAAATCTTTTCGGCGGGCCGGAATTATTGACGCGCATCGACGCCGAGGGACTACTCATCGAAGGGAAGGAAATCGGCAAGGACAAATACGACTTCAACGAGGCGTTTTTTCGGTGGCGGGATGCGGTTGAAGAGGTCGCTCGCGCCATTTCTCCTCCCGATCCCGCCAAGCCCAAATCTTCTCCTACTTTCCAATCCTTCCATTTGCAGGATGTGGCCGTCATCGTTTCACCCCAGTCGGGAAATAACGCCGATCCTGGAGCCATCCGGATCGCAGCCCAAACCGTCGAGTACGACAACAAAACCGACGCCTTGATCTTGACGGATTTGCTATTGCAGGAAGCGGGAAAGTCCACACTATCGTTCAAACGCTTGGCTTTCGCCGGTTTGCGTCAAGGCGTTCTTAATCTGGAAACGATCGAAATGGATGGCGTGCGGCTTTTTCTACGCAGCGGCGAAGGCGATCGATTGAACCTTTCGCGCGCCATTCAGCGGATTCAAAGCGTGATTCAGTCGCTGATTCCGGAAGCGAAAAAGACGGCAAGCGTCCCTGAGACGGAGAATATTTACGCCGGTTTAGGCCGAATCCATCTGGCGGACGCTGCGATATATTCGCTGGAAGACGGACGCGAAACGCAGAAGATCGCCTGCGGCGATTTGCGTTACGAAGAAGAGTCCGGAAAAGGTTCGCTGGACGATTTTTCCCTCGTCTCGATGCCGGGAGAAGAGGAAATTACTCATCTCGCGGCGCCTCATCTTACAGTTCAGGCGACGGATTGGAATAAATCGAGACGCATCGAAAAGATTCACGTTCAAAACATGACGCTGCGGGGAACGCTTCTCTCCAAGGAGAAAGATTTAGGCGCCGCAATCCACCATTGGCGCGCACTCGTCCAACAATTGCATGACGAATTGAAAATCCCTTCCGCCGCGGCCCCTCGCGAACCAATGCGAATCGGCGAGTTGCAGCTTGCGGACGCGCAATTTCATCTCACGGACAATCGATTTAAACGGATTATTCAACACGCCTGGAGTCCCGTCAATCTACAATGGCATGATCTGGTTTTAAGTCCAAATCCGCCGATGGGGCGAATGCAGTTCAACGCCGTTACGGTATCCCCGACAGGCGGATTTATCAATTTTCAAGGAGAAGCCGCTCCCTGTCTCGATCCTATCGATATCCAAGGGAATTTATCTCTTCTCATTCATGATCTCATCGCTTACGAGCCTTGCTACGAAGAGTCGCTGCCGGTCGGCATCGAGAAAGGGCGCTTCAGTCTGGATGGGAATATGGCGATTCGGAAAAATATGATGGACAGCGTTTTTAATATGACATTGTTGCAGCCGGAATTTACGGCGAACAAGGGCAAATGGCCGGAAAAATGGGACCGTAAAACAGCGATAACAGCGTTGAATGGGATGAAGAACAAAAACGGCGACATTGTCTTCCGCGACAATCGTTTGATGGGCGATGTGCGCAATCCGGAATTCGGCTTCGGCACAAGCGTGGCTGAGATATTGGGCCGCAACCTGGCCAACCGGTTGATGTCGCTTCCCAATCTGGTATTCGACGCGGTCAAGACCGTCGGCGACGCCGTCATCGGAACGCCGCTCCGGAAAATCTTCGGGGGGGAGAATCCTTAA